A single window of Achromobacter xylosoxidans DNA harbors:
- the glyA gene encoding serine hydroxymethyltransferase has translation MFDRNLTLSKADPDVWAAVQKEDVRQEQHIELIASENYASPAVMEAQGTQLTNKYAEGYPGKRYYGGCEYVDVVEQLAIDRLKQIFGAEAANVQPNSGSQANQGVYMAVLKPGDTVLGMSLAEGGHLTHGASVNASGKLYNFISYGLDENEVLNYAQVEQLAKEHKPKLIVAGASAYALHIDFERMARIAHDNGALFMVDIAHYAGLVAGGAYPNPVPHADFVTSTTHKSLRGPRGGVIMMKAEYEKIINSAIFPGIQGGPLMHVIAGKAVAFKEALEPEFKTYAQQVVKNAKVLADTLVKRGLRIVSGRTESHVMLVDLRAKGITGKEAEAVLGQAHITVNKNAIPNDPEKPFVTSGIRLGTPAMTTRGFTEAEAELTANLIADVLDNPRDEANIAAVRAKVNELTSRLPVYGKK, from the coding sequence ATGTTTGACCGCAACCTCACCCTCTCCAAGGCTGACCCGGACGTCTGGGCCGCCGTCCAGAAGGAAGACGTTCGCCAAGAGCAGCACATCGAGCTGATCGCTTCGGAGAACTACGCCAGCCCGGCCGTCATGGAAGCCCAGGGCACGCAGCTCACGAACAAGTACGCCGAAGGCTACCCGGGCAAGCGCTACTACGGCGGTTGCGAATACGTCGACGTGGTCGAGCAGCTGGCCATCGACCGCCTGAAGCAGATCTTCGGCGCCGAAGCCGCCAACGTGCAGCCCAACTCGGGTTCGCAAGCCAACCAGGGCGTGTACATGGCCGTCCTGAAGCCGGGCGACACCGTGCTGGGCATGAGCCTGGCCGAAGGCGGCCACCTGACGCACGGCGCGTCGGTCAACGCCTCGGGCAAGCTGTACAACTTCATCTCGTACGGCCTGGACGAAAACGAAGTCCTGAACTACGCCCAGGTCGAGCAGCTGGCCAAGGAACACAAGCCCAAGCTGATCGTCGCCGGCGCCTCGGCCTACGCCCTGCACATCGACTTCGAGCGCATGGCCCGCATCGCCCACGACAACGGCGCGCTGTTCATGGTCGACATCGCCCACTACGCCGGCCTGGTCGCCGGCGGCGCGTACCCCAACCCGGTGCCGCACGCCGACTTCGTCACCTCGACCACGCACAAGTCGCTGCGCGGCCCGCGCGGCGGCGTCATCATGATGAAGGCCGAATACGAGAAGATCATCAACTCGGCCATCTTCCCCGGCATCCAGGGCGGTCCGCTGATGCACGTCATCGCCGGCAAGGCCGTGGCCTTCAAGGAAGCGCTGGAACCCGAATTCAAGACCTACGCGCAACAAGTGGTCAAGAACGCCAAGGTGCTGGCCGACACGCTGGTCAAGCGCGGCCTGCGCATCGTTTCGGGCCGCACCGAAAGCCACGTCATGCTGGTGGACCTGCGTGCCAAGGGCATCACGGGCAAGGAAGCCGAAGCCGTGCTGGGCCAGGCTCATATCACCGTCAACAAGAACGCCATCCCGAACGATCCGGAAAAGCCCTTCGTGACCAGCGGCATCCGCCTGGGCACGCCGGCCATGACGACCCGCGGCTTCACCGAAGCCGAGGCCGAGCTGACGGCCAACCTGATCGCCGACGTGCTGGACAACCCGCGTGACGAAGCCAACATCGCCGCCGTGCGCGCCAAGGTCAATGAGCTGACCTCGCGCCTGCCGGTGTACGGCAAGAAGTGA
- the nrdR gene encoding transcriptional regulator NrdR, with protein sequence MRCPFCGNSETQVVDSRVSEEGDAIRRRRRCQSCDKRFTTYERVELAMPSVVKRNGSRSDYDPAKLRASLSLALRKRPVSTEDVDAAVARIEEQLLASGLREVASGHIGELVMNELRKLDKVAYVRFASVYKSFEDIGEFVEAIREMQGPVLPAKLRKE encoded by the coding sequence ATGCGGTGTCCATTTTGCGGCAACTCCGAAACGCAGGTCGTCGACAGCCGTGTCTCGGAAGAGGGCGACGCCATCCGTCGCCGGCGCCGCTGCCAGTCCTGTGACAAGCGCTTCACCACCTACGAGCGGGTGGAGCTGGCGATGCCGTCCGTGGTCAAGCGCAACGGCAGCCGCAGCGACTACGATCCCGCCAAGCTGCGCGCCAGCCTGAGCCTGGCGCTGCGCAAGCGCCCGGTCAGCACCGAGGACGTGGACGCCGCCGTCGCCCGCATCGAGGAACAACTCCTGGCCAGCGGGCTGCGCGAAGTGGCTTCCGGGCATATCGGCGAACTGGTCATGAACGAGCTGCGCAAGCTCGACAAGGTGGCCTACGTGCGCTTTGCGTCGGTGTACAAGAGCTTCGAGGACATCGGCGAATTCGTCGAGGCGATCCGCGAGATGCAGGGGCCGGTGCTGCCCGCCAAGCTGCGCAAGGAATGA
- a CDS encoding GlxA family transcriptional regulator, giving the protein MIPVYFVLPRGIVLLDVAGPAEAFRVANKLCPDAFAQHFCGPSTEVESGIPGLHLARIQPLPQKLPPEALVIVSGVVGKHIRLDEPEARVIIDWLAARHPVDGFTLMTVCAGALFAAAAGLTRQRECTTHHSCLAQLADMDPSARLHDNRIFVEDGNLVSSAGITAGIDLALHMVSRHCGPRVASEVARDMVVYQRRAGTDSALSPWLEHRNHMHPGVHRVQDAVVRNPAAPWSAQSLAEQAHTSSRHLTRLFREHAGCTPMDYLYQIRVALARDMLRETRLNLEMVAEKSGFGSAQHLRRVWRRFQPQTPSMARTPAL; this is encoded by the coding sequence ATGATTCCCGTGTACTTCGTGTTGCCGCGGGGAATCGTGCTGCTCGACGTGGCCGGGCCGGCCGAGGCGTTCCGGGTTGCCAACAAGCTGTGCCCGGACGCCTTCGCGCAGCATTTCTGCGGCCCCTCGACCGAAGTGGAAAGCGGCATTCCCGGCCTGCACCTGGCGCGGATCCAGCCCCTGCCCCAGAAGCTGCCGCCCGAGGCGCTGGTGATCGTGTCCGGGGTGGTGGGCAAGCACATCCGCCTGGACGAGCCCGAGGCCCGCGTCATCATCGACTGGCTGGCGGCGCGCCATCCGGTCGACGGCTTCACGCTGATGACCGTCTGCGCCGGCGCCCTGTTCGCCGCCGCGGCCGGCCTGACGCGCCAGCGCGAATGCACCACGCACCACAGCTGCCTGGCGCAATTGGCCGACATGGATCCGTCCGCCCGGCTGCACGACAACCGCATCTTCGTCGAAGACGGCAACCTGGTCAGCAGCGCCGGCATCACCGCCGGCATCGACCTGGCGCTGCACATGGTGTCGCGCCACTGCGGCCCGCGCGTGGCCAGTGAAGTGGCGCGCGACATGGTGGTCTACCAGCGCCGCGCCGGCACCGACTCGGCCCTGTCGCCCTGGCTGGAACACCGCAACCACATGCATCCCGGTGTGCACCGGGTCCAGGACGCGGTGGTGCGCAACCCGGCGGCGCCGTGGTCGGCGCAGTCGCTGGCCGAGCAGGCCCACACCAGTTCGCGCCACCTGACGCGGCTGTTCCGCGAGCACGCCGGCTGCACGCCGATGGACTACCTGTATCAGATACGCGTGGCGCTGGCGCGCGACATGCTGCGCGAAACCCGCTTGAACCTGGAGATGGTAGCGGAGAAATCCGGATTCGGCTCGGCCCAGCACCTGCGCCGCGTGTGGCGCCGATTCCAGCCGCAGACGCCCAGCATGGCGCGGACACCCGCGCTGTAG
- a CDS encoding cysteine hydrolase family protein, with product MKQALIVIDVQDSFRQRPFWDESEYPAFVSQLQGLIDAARARDIPVLQVFHTSAANDPANPFSLASGHVKTLKELRIEPDAVFHKTVHSSLYAKDADGATLRDWLRKHGIEGVIVSGIRTEQCCETTTRHASDDGFKVVFPTDATLTFAMQSPSGKHYTPAEIRDATELVLQGRFARIARAADVFADAQ from the coding sequence ATGAAACAAGCATTGATCGTCATCGACGTCCAGGATTCCTTCCGCCAGCGTCCGTTTTGGGACGAGTCGGAATATCCGGCATTCGTCTCGCAACTCCAGGGCCTGATCGACGCCGCCCGTGCCCGCGACATCCCGGTGCTGCAGGTGTTTCACACCAGCGCCGCCAACGATCCAGCCAACCCATTCTCGCTGGCCTCCGGCCATGTCAAGACATTGAAGGAACTGCGCATCGAGCCCGACGCCGTGTTCCACAAGACCGTGCATTCCTCCCTCTACGCCAAGGACGCCGACGGCGCCACGCTGCGGGACTGGCTGCGCAAGCACGGCATCGAGGGCGTCATCGTCAGCGGCATCCGCACCGAACAGTGCTGCGAGACCACCACCCGCCATGCCAGCGACGACGGCTTCAAGGTGGTGTTCCCGACCGACGCCACGCTGACTTTCGCCATGCAGAGTCCGTCGGGCAAGCACTACACGCCGGCCGAGATCCGCGACGCCACCGAACTTGTGCTGCAGGGCCGCTTTGCCCGCATCGCCCGCGCTGCCGACGTCTTCGCCGACGCGCAATAA
- the ribD gene encoding bifunctional diaminohydroxyphosphoribosylaminopyrimidine deaminase/5-amino-6-(5-phosphoribosylamino)uracil reductase RibD: MRRALALAQTVMYSTAPNPRVGCVIVRDGRVLGEGATQPPGGPHAEVCALRDAQARGESVAGATVYVTLEPCSHFGRTPPCVDALLAAAPARVVVAIGDPNPLVNGKGLARLREAGIAVTTGICREEALALNAGFISRMSRGLPWTWLKMATSLDGRSALHNGLSQWITGPEARADGHLWRARSCVVLTGIGTVLKDDPQLTVRSVQTPRQPRRAVVDGRFEIPEDARLFDGGEVIVFTARVDAAKQARLEARNVRVVSMPAAEPDRVDLPAMMRWLAAQQFNEVHVEAGAGLSGALVAAGCVDELLIYMAPMLLGDAAGVVRLPLLERLDAAPRYEFIEAQRVAADLRVRARVPEHWRGLLRRVELPAVQTP, translated from the coding sequence ATGCGGCGCGCCCTGGCCCTGGCGCAGACCGTCATGTACTCGACCGCGCCCAACCCCCGGGTGGGCTGCGTCATCGTGCGCGATGGCCGCGTGCTGGGCGAGGGCGCCACCCAGCCTCCCGGCGGCCCGCATGCCGAAGTGTGCGCGCTGCGCGACGCGCAGGCGCGCGGCGAATCGGTGGCGGGCGCCACCGTCTACGTCACGCTGGAGCCGTGCAGTCATTTCGGCCGCACGCCGCCCTGCGTGGACGCCTTGCTGGCGGCCGCGCCGGCGCGGGTGGTGGTGGCGATCGGCGATCCCAACCCGCTGGTCAATGGCAAGGGGCTGGCGCGCCTGCGCGAGGCTGGTATCGCCGTCACCACCGGCATCTGCCGCGAAGAGGCGCTGGCCCTGAACGCCGGTTTCATTTCGCGCATGAGCCGGGGGCTGCCGTGGACCTGGCTCAAGATGGCGACATCGCTGGATGGCCGCAGCGCCCTGCATAACGGCCTGTCGCAATGGATCACCGGCCCCGAGGCGCGCGCCGACGGGCATCTCTGGCGCGCGCGCAGCTGCGTGGTGCTGACCGGCATCGGTACCGTGCTCAAGGACGATCCGCAACTGACCGTGCGCAGCGTGCAGACGCCGCGCCAGCCGCGCCGGGCGGTGGTCGACGGGCGCTTCGAGATTCCCGAGGACGCGCGCCTGTTCGACGGCGGCGAGGTCATCGTGTTCACGGCGCGGGTCGACGCCGCCAAGCAGGCGCGGCTGGAAGCCAGGAACGTCCGCGTGGTGTCGATGCCCGCCGCCGAGCCCGACCGCGTGGACCTGCCGGCGATGATGCGCTGGCTGGCCGCGCAGCAGTTCAATGAAGTCCACGTCGAGGCCGGCGCCGGTTTGAGCGGCGCGCTGGTGGCGGCCGGCTGCGTCGACGAGCTGCTGATATATATGGCGCCGATGTTGCTGGGCGACGCCGCCGGCGTGGTCAGGCTGCCGCTGCTGGAGCGGCTGGACGCCGCCCCGCGCTACGAATTCATCGAGGCGCAGCGGGTGGCGGCAGACCTGCGCGTGCGCGCCCGGGTGCCGGAGCATTGGCGCGGACTGTTGCGGCGGGTCGAATTGCCCGCCGTTCAGACGCCCTAG
- a CDS encoding DUF3142 domain-containing protein: MRCWRLAVLCGLLLLAACERNAPPLPNDAYVWQRRWTPALNHALADSADMLRAWRVLAAELRADGAWFEATPDLAALAATGRPVVLVLRLDGRFGALSEADIDARAAALLSAWRGAGITLAGLEIDYDCPTARLPAYTALLAKLKARLPQDLRLSITALPTWLESAALTELLAVPDETVLQVHAVLNPAQGSLFDARRARAWLAAYADRTAKPWRVALPAYGSRVAWDEQGQIVAVESERPALIPGGRSAELLVAPDTIAAFVATLDRDRPAGLAGIAWFRLPTQADTRAWSLPTWRAVLARHPLTPALAVAAAAPGPGGARDVLLSNRGNTDAPLPFIVRLDARCRAADGINGYTLEYDRQGGYLRRARDGLLRAGAERAIGWIRCDAATPSFHVQP; this comes from the coding sequence ATGCGCTGTTGGCGTCTGGCGGTTCTGTGCGGACTGCTGCTGCTGGCAGCCTGCGAACGCAACGCCCCTCCCTTGCCCAACGATGCCTACGTCTGGCAGCGGCGCTGGACGCCCGCGCTGAACCACGCACTGGCTGACAGCGCCGACATGCTGCGCGCGTGGCGCGTGCTGGCGGCCGAACTGCGCGCCGACGGCGCCTGGTTCGAGGCAACGCCCGACCTGGCCGCGCTGGCGGCAACCGGGCGTCCCGTCGTGCTGGTGCTGCGGCTCGACGGTCGCTTCGGCGCCCTGAGCGAGGCCGACATCGACGCGCGCGCGGCCGCCCTGCTCTCGGCCTGGCGCGGCGCCGGCATCACGCTGGCCGGCCTGGAGATCGACTACGACTGCCCCACGGCGCGATTACCGGCCTACACCGCGCTGCTGGCCAAGCTCAAGGCCCGCCTGCCGCAGGACTTGCGGCTGTCCATCACCGCCCTGCCCACCTGGCTGGAAAGCGCCGCGCTGACCGAATTGCTGGCGGTGCCGGACGAAACCGTGCTGCAGGTCCACGCCGTATTGAATCCGGCGCAAGGGTCGCTGTTCGACGCCAGGCGCGCGCGCGCCTGGCTCGCTGCCTACGCCGACCGCACCGCAAAGCCCTGGCGGGTGGCGCTGCCAGCCTACGGCAGCCGCGTCGCGTGGGACGAACAAGGCCAGATCGTCGCCGTCGAAAGCGAACGGCCTGCGTTGATACCGGGCGGCCGTTCGGCGGAACTGCTGGTCGCGCCCGACACCATCGCGGCCTTTGTCGCCACGCTCGACCGCGATCGGCCGGCCGGGCTGGCGGGCATCGCCTGGTTCCGCCTGCCGACCCAGGCGGACACGCGCGCCTGGAGCCTGCCGACCTGGCGCGCGGTGCTGGCGCGCCACCCCCTGACGCCGGCGCTCGCGGTCGCGGCCGCTGCGCCAGGGCCGGGCGGCGCGCGCGACGTGTTGCTGTCCAACCGTGGCAACACCGATGCGCCGCTGCCCTTCATCGTCAGGCTGGACGCCCGCTGCCGCGCCGCCGACGGCATCAACGGCTACACCCTTGAATATGATCGGCAGGGCGGGTATCTTCGGCGCGCGCGGGATGGCCTGCTGCGCGCCGGCGCCGAACGCGCCATAGGATGGATCCGCTGTGACGCCGCAACCCCGAGCTTCCATGTACAACCGTAA
- a CDS encoding PrkA family serine protein kinase produces the protein MVEGFKSQYAREQESELSLEEYLNLAKRDPMAYASPAERMLAAIGEPEIVDTRNDPRLSRLFSNRTIRRYPAFQEFYGMEDVIGQIVAFFKHAAQGLEERKQILYLLGPVGGGKSSIAERLKVLMERFPIYALKGSPVNESPLGLFHPERFGDTLEKEYGIPRRYLTGIMSPWAVKRLKEFDGDISQFRVVRLNPSVLRQVAIAKTEPGDENNQDISSLVGKVDIRKLDRHSQDDPDAYSYSGGLCLANQGLLEFVEMFKAPIKMLHPLLTATQEGNFKGTEGFSAIPFNGCILAHSNESEWQTFRNNKHNEAFLDRIYIVKVPYCLQVSEEVRIYEKLLHHSSLSTAPCAPGTLDMMAQFSVLTRLKEPENSSIYSKLRVYDGESLKDVDPKAKALQEYKDYAGTDEGMNGVSTRFAYKILSSVFNYDQTEVAANPVHLMYVLEQRIGREDYPEEIRRRYLEFIKGFLAPRYAEFIGKEIQTAYLESYSEYGQNIFDRYVTFADCWIQDEEFRDPETGESFDRSALNDELEKIEKPAGIANPKDFRNEIVNFVLRARANNNGRNPTWTSYEKLREVIEKKMFSNTEDLLPVISFNAKASAEDKTKHQSFVDRMVEKGYTEKQVRLLCEWYLRVRKSS, from the coding sequence ATCGTCGAAGGCTTCAAGTCGCAGTATGCAAGAGAGCAGGAGTCGGAACTTTCCCTCGAGGAATATCTGAACCTCGCCAAGCGTGACCCGATGGCATATGCCAGCCCCGCTGAGCGCATGCTGGCGGCGATTGGCGAACCTGAAATCGTGGATACGCGCAACGACCCACGTCTTTCCCGTTTGTTTTCCAACCGGACCATCCGACGCTATCCGGCGTTCCAGGAGTTCTACGGCATGGAGGACGTCATCGGGCAGATCGTGGCGTTCTTCAAGCACGCCGCGCAGGGACTGGAAGAGCGCAAGCAAATCCTCTATCTGCTAGGGCCCGTCGGCGGCGGCAAGTCGTCCATCGCCGAACGCCTCAAGGTGCTGATGGAGCGCTTCCCCATCTACGCGCTCAAGGGCTCGCCGGTGAACGAGTCGCCGCTGGGCCTGTTCCATCCGGAACGCTTCGGCGACACGCTCGAAAAGGAATACGGCATTCCGCGCCGCTACCTCACGGGCATCATGTCGCCGTGGGCGGTCAAGCGGCTGAAGGAGTTCGACGGCGACATCTCGCAGTTCCGCGTGGTGCGCCTGAACCCGTCGGTGCTGCGCCAGGTGGCGATCGCCAAGACCGAACCGGGCGACGAGAACAACCAGGACATCTCGTCGCTGGTCGGCAAGGTCGACATCCGCAAGCTCGATCGCCATTCGCAGGACGACCCGGACGCCTACAGCTATTCCGGCGGCCTGTGCCTGGCCAACCAGGGCCTGCTCGAGTTCGTGGAAATGTTCAAGGCGCCGATCAAGATGCTGCATCCGCTCTTGACGGCGACCCAGGAAGGCAACTTCAAGGGCACCGAGGGTTTCTCGGCGATCCCGTTCAACGGTTGCATCCTGGCGCACTCGAACGAGTCTGAATGGCAGACCTTCCGCAACAACAAGCACAACGAGGCGTTCCTCGACCGTATCTATATCGTCAAGGTGCCTTACTGCCTGCAGGTCTCGGAAGAAGTCCGCATCTACGAGAAGCTGCTGCATCACAGCTCGCTGTCGACGGCGCCGTGCGCGCCGGGAACGCTGGACATGATGGCGCAGTTCTCGGTGCTGACCCGGCTGAAGGAGCCGGAGAATTCCAGCATCTACTCGAAGCTGCGCGTCTATGACGGCGAAAGCCTGAAGGACGTCGACCCGAAGGCCAAGGCGTTGCAGGAGTACAAGGACTACGCCGGCACCGACGAGGGCATGAACGGGGTCTCGACACGCTTCGCGTACAAGATCCTGTCCAGCGTCTTCAACTACGACCAGACCGAGGTGGCGGCCAATCCGGTGCACCTGATGTACGTGCTGGAGCAGCGCATCGGGCGCGAGGACTATCCGGAGGAAATCCGCCGGCGCTACCTGGAGTTCATCAAGGGCTTCCTGGCGCCGCGCTATGCCGAGTTCATCGGCAAGGAGATCCAGACGGCGTACCTCGAGTCGTACTCGGAGTATGGCCAAAACATCTTCGACCGCTACGTCACGTTCGCCGACTGCTGGATCCAGGACGAGGAATTCCGTGACCCGGAAACCGGCGAGAGCTTCGACCGCAGCGCCCTGAACGACGAACTGGAGAAGATCGAGAAGCCGGCCGGCATCGCCAATCCGAAGGACTTCCGCAACGAGATCGTGAACTTCGTGCTGCGGGCGCGCGCCAACAACAACGGCCGCAACCCGACCTGGACCAGCTATGAAAAGCTGCGCGAAGTGATCGAGAAGAAGATGTTCTCGAACACGGAAGACCTGCTGCCGGTGATCTCGTTCAACGCCAAGGCGTCGGCCGAGGACAAGACCAAGCACCAGAGCTTCGTCGACCGGATGGTGGAGAAGGGCTACACGGAAAAGCAGGTCAGGCTGCTGTGCGAGTGGTATCTCCGTGTGAGGAAGTCTTCCTGA